Proteins co-encoded in one Pseudomonas beijingensis genomic window:
- a CDS encoding error-prone DNA polymerase — translation MSIEYAELHCLSNFSFQRGASSALELCRRAKQQGYQALAITDECTLAGIVRAWQAAKELALQLIVGSEVQVENGPKLVLLVENLDGYQTLCRLITRARRRSEKGHYRIVREDFDQPLPGLLALWVAEGKDAEEHGRWLQPIFAGRLWLTVQLHCGQDDRHRLAESLALAECLALPAVASGDVHMHVRGRRALQDTMTAIRHHVTVAEAGQRLHPNGERHLRSRKDLAELYPRALLDETLDIARRCTFDLGQLRYQYPRELVPEGHDPASWLRELTERGMRERWDKGVPDKVRVQIDKELSLIAELGYDSYFLTVQDIVSFARSRHILCQGRGSAANSAVCYALGITEIDPSLTSLLFERFLSRERNEPPDIDVDFEHDRREEVLQYVFQRYGRHRAALTAVVSSYHGAGAVRDVAKALGLPPDQVNALADCCGRWSDEAPPVERLREGGFDPDSPVLRRVLGLTQQLIGFPRHLSQHPGGFVISEQPLDTLVPVENAAMAERTIIQWDKDDLDAVGLLKVDILALGMLSAIRRCFDLIEQYRGQRYALASLPKEDRATYEMISRADTIGVFQIESRAQMSMLPRLRPETFYDLVIEVAIVRPGPIQGGMVHPYLRRRNDEEAVTYPSEALKEVLNRTLGVPLFQEQVMQIAIVAADYTPGEADQLRRSMAAWKRHGGLEPHRERLAQGMKNNGYTAEFAAQIFEQIKGFGNYGFPESHAASFALLTYASSWLKCHEPAAFACALINSWPMGFYSPDQILQDARRHQLSIHPVDVRASAWECSLEPMDGRQPAIRMGLRLVKGFREEDARRIEAARRHRPFSDVADLGERAQLDARAQAQLADAGALQGLAGDRHRARWEVAGVQKQLGLFAGLPSQEELPVALPEPTLGENLFADYATLGTTLGPHPLALLRSELRARRCRSSRELQDVEHGRNVSVAGLVTGRQRPGTASGVTFVTLEDEFGNLNVVVWRDLAERQRKTLVGSQLLRVDGRWESVGEVRHLIAGRLSDLTELLAGIQVQSRDFR, via the coding sequence ATGAGCATTGAGTATGCCGAGCTGCATTGCCTGTCGAACTTCAGCTTCCAGCGCGGCGCCTCCAGTGCCCTGGAGTTATGCCGTCGCGCCAAGCAGCAGGGCTATCAGGCCCTGGCGATCACCGACGAATGCACCCTGGCCGGGATCGTCCGGGCCTGGCAGGCGGCCAAGGAACTGGCGCTGCAACTGATCGTCGGCAGCGAAGTCCAGGTCGAGAACGGTCCGAAACTGGTGTTGCTGGTGGAGAACCTGGACGGTTATCAAACCTTGTGCCGGTTGATCACCCGCGCCCGGCGTCGCAGCGAGAAGGGCCACTATCGCATCGTGCGAGAGGACTTCGACCAACCCTTGCCGGGGCTGCTGGCCTTGTGGGTCGCCGAGGGCAAAGACGCCGAGGAACACGGGCGTTGGCTCCAGCCGATCTTTGCCGGGCGCCTGTGGCTGACGGTCCAGTTGCATTGCGGGCAGGACGACCGTCACCGGTTGGCAGAGTCGTTGGCGCTGGCCGAGTGCTTGGCTCTTCCGGCCGTGGCCAGCGGCGACGTGCACATGCACGTGCGTGGCCGTCGCGCCTTGCAGGACACCATGACCGCCATCCGTCATCACGTCACGGTGGCCGAGGCCGGCCAGCGCTTGCACCCCAACGGCGAGCGCCACTTGCGCAGCCGCAAGGATCTGGCCGAGCTCTATCCGCGGGCCTTGCTCGATGAAACCCTGGACATCGCCCGGCGCTGCACCTTCGACCTCGGCCAACTGCGCTACCAATACCCCCGCGAGCTGGTGCCCGAGGGGCATGACCCGGCGTCCTGGCTGCGGGAACTGACCGAGCGCGGCATGCGTGAGCGCTGGGACAAAGGTGTACCAGACAAGGTCCGGGTGCAGATCGACAAGGAACTGAGCCTGATCGCCGAGTTGGGCTATGACAGCTATTTCCTCACCGTGCAGGACATCGTCAGCTTCGCCCGCAGCCGCCATATCCTTTGCCAGGGGCGCGGCTCGGCGGCCAACTCGGCGGTGTGCTACGCCTTGGGCATCACCGAAATCGACCCCAGCCTCACCAGCCTGTTGTTCGAACGCTTCCTGTCCCGGGAGCGCAACGAGCCGCCGGACATCGATGTCGATTTTGAACATGACCGTCGCGAGGAAGTGCTGCAGTACGTGTTCCAGCGCTACGGTCGTCATCGTGCGGCCTTGACGGCGGTGGTCAGCAGCTACCACGGCGCCGGGGCGGTGCGCGATGTGGCCAAGGCCCTGGGCCTGCCACCGGATCAGGTCAACGCCCTGGCCGATTGCTGTGGCCGTTGGAGCGACGAAGCGCCGCCGGTGGAGCGTTTGCGTGAAGGCGGTTTCGACCCGGACAGCCCGGTGTTGCGCCGGGTCCTGGGCCTGACCCAGCAATTGATCGGTTTTCCCCGGCATTTGTCCCAACACCCTGGCGGTTTCGTGATTTCCGAACAGCCCCTGGACACCCTGGTGCCGGTGGAAAACGCCGCCATGGCCGAGCGCACCATCATCCAGTGGGACAAAGACGACCTGGATGCGGTGGGCTTGCTCAAGGTGGACATCCTGGCCCTGGGCATGCTCAGTGCGATTCGCCGGTGTTTCGACTTGATCGAGCAGTACCGGGGGCAGCGTTATGCCTTGGCGTCGTTGCCCAAGGAGGATCGGGCGACCTACGAAATGATCAGCCGCGCTGACACCATCGGTGTGTTCCAGATCGAGTCCCGGGCGCAGATGTCGATGTTGCCTCGGCTGAGACCCGAGACGTTCTACGACTTGGTCATCGAAGTGGCGATTGTGCGGCCCGGGCCGATCCAGGGTGGGATGGTGCATCCGTACCTGCGGCGTAGAAACGATGAAGAGGCGGTGACTTATCCCTCTGAAGCATTGAAGGAAGTGCTCAACCGAACCTTGGGTGTTCCCTTGTTCCAGGAACAGGTCATGCAGATCGCCATCGTCGCGGCCGACTACACCCCGGGTGAAGCCGACCAGTTGCGGCGTTCCATGGCCGCCTGGAAACGTCACGGCGGGTTGGAGCCCCATCGGGAGCGCCTGGCGCAGGGGATGAAGAACAACGGCTACACCGCTGAGTTCGCCGCGCAAATCTTCGAACAGATCAAAGGCTTCGGCAATTACGGTTTTCCCGAATCCCACGCCGCCAGTTTCGCCTTGCTGACCTACGCCAGCAGTTGGCTCAAATGCCACGAACCGGCGGCGTTCGCCTGTGCCCTGATCAACAGCTGGCCCATGGGCTTCTACAGTCCGGACCAGATCCTCCAGGATGCCCGCCGGCATCAACTGTCGATCCACCCGGTGGACGTGCGCGCTAGCGCTTGGGAGTGCAGCCTCGAGCCCATGGACGGCCGGCAACCGGCGATTCGCATGGGCCTGCGCCTGGTCAAGGGCTTTCGCGAAGAGGATGCCCGCCGTATCGAAGCGGCGCGCCGGCATCGACCCTTCAGCGACGTGGCCGACCTGGGCGAACGCGCGCAACTCGATGCCCGGGCCCAGGCGCAACTGGCCGACGCGGGGGCCTTGCAGGGCTTGGCGGGGGATCGCCATCGGGCCCGCTGGGAAGTGGCCGGGGTGCAGAAACAACTGGGCTTGTTCGCCGGTTTGCCCAGCCAGGAAGAACTGCCCGTGGCCTTGCCCGAACCCACGCTGGGAGAAAATCTGTTTGCCGATTACGCCACGCTGGGCACGACACTCGGGCCTCATCCGCTGGCCCTGCTGCGTTCCGAGCTGCGCGCCCGGCGCTGTCGCAGCTCCCGGGAATTGCAGGACGTGGAGCATGGCCGCAACGTCAGCGTCGCCGGGCTGGTCACCGGCCGCCAACGTCCGGGCACGGCCAGCGGCGTGACCTTCGTCACCCTGGAAGATGAATTTGGCAACCTCAACGTGGTGGTCTGGCGCGACCTGGCCGAGCGCCAACGCAAGACCCTGGTGGGCTCGCAATTGCTCAGGGTCGACGGGCGCTGGGAAAGCGTCGGCGAGGTCCGTCACTTGATCGCCGGGCGCTTGAGCGACCTGACTGAATTGCTGGCGGGTATCCAGGTGCAGAGTCGCGATTTCCGTTGA
- a CDS encoding GlxA family transcriptional regulator — protein sequence MKTVAMVLFPDFLLLDMAGPLEVFSIANRYLEPDLRYQLLTLGTDRGPLRASNGVSVQADIHIDQAWAAYDVLLVPGGPGAYNNQHPGLYTWLRAAAQRATRYGSICTGAFMLGEAGLLDGYRVTTHWHYTERLIQRFPKALVETDKIFLQDRRLITSGGVTAGIDLALAIVAQDHGRKVALDVAKVLLVVMKRQGGQAQFSPLVAAVSTQESAITRVQNHVMEHLEEPFTIERMAALAAMSARHFARVFAREVKMTPMEFLQGARIDRARHLLETTDLPLKTVAFRSGFGSVRHMRFLFGEKLGLTPVQYRQQFS from the coding sequence ATGAAAACCGTTGCAATGGTGCTGTTCCCGGATTTTTTGCTGCTCGACATGGCCGGGCCTCTCGAAGTGTTTTCCATCGCCAATCGTTACCTCGAACCGGACCTGCGTTATCAACTGCTGACCCTGGGCACCGATCGCGGGCCGTTGCGAGCGTCCAACGGCGTGTCGGTGCAGGCTGATATCCATATCGACCAGGCGTGGGCGGCGTATGACGTGTTGCTGGTGCCGGGCGGGCCGGGGGCCTATAACAACCAGCATCCGGGGTTGTACACCTGGCTGCGGGCCGCGGCGCAGCGGGCTACACGCTATGGTTCTATCTGCACCGGTGCCTTTATGCTCGGTGAGGCGGGCTTGCTCGACGGTTATCGCGTCACCACCCACTGGCATTACACCGAACGCCTGATACAACGTTTCCCCAAGGCCCTGGTGGAAACCGACAAGATCTTCCTGCAGGACCGCCGCCTGATCACCTCGGGCGGCGTCACGGCCGGGATCGACTTGGCCCTGGCCATCGTCGCCCAGGACCATGGCCGCAAAGTCGCGTTGGACGTGGCCAAGGTGCTGCTGGTGGTGATGAAGCGCCAGGGCGGACAAGCGCAGTTCAGCCCCTTGGTGGCGGCGGTGTCGACGCAGGAATCGGCCATTACCCGGGTGCAGAACCACGTGATGGAGCATCTGGAAGAACCGTTCACCATTGAGCGCATGGCTGCCTTGGCCGCCATGAGCGCGCGGCATTTCGCCCGGGTCTTTGCCCGTGAAGTGAAGATGACGCCTATGGAATTCCTGCAAGGCGCGCGCATCGACCGGGCGCGTCATCTGCTGGAAACCACCGATCTGCCGCTCAAGACCGTGGCGTTTCGCAGCGGTTTCGGCAGTGTGCGGCACATGCGGTTTTTGTTCGGTGAAAAGCTCGGCCTGACCCCGGTGCAATATCGTCAGCAGTTCAGTTGA
- a CDS encoding hybrid sensor histidine kinase/response regulator: MEFLSQNHGCPGWGGEMAGRIRAFDWSRTELGAIEHWSASLRSAVQLLLASPLPMVMLWGRQGFMIYNDAYAEFAGGRHPYLLGCAVELGWPEVAEFNRHVLDVCLAGGTLSYRSKELVLLRDGKPEDVWMDLYYSPVPDDDQSPAGVLAIVVETTEHVLTERARQAAERSYRAVNERIQLALSAGPLLGSFVWDIQADTLSGDERFARTFNYPPDCSLDALPIEIARQGIHPDDLDEVNQRVELTVRTGTPYSAEYRVRRLGGDYRWVLASGRCEFDGTGRPLRFPGVLIDINERKTAEASLLKFTRDLEQRVANEVQARLAAEEQLRQSQKLEAIGGLTGGVAHDFNNLLQVIAGNLHLLARHERDNANVQRRVSASIEAVERGAKLSSQLLAFARRQPLSPAVYNPRRIYEGMGELLQRALGETILIEVSLPQEPWRIHVDRNQLENALLNLAINARDAMGGEGTIHLIGENIVLDDAFCAGKGIPAGDYVRLSVIDRGAGMPPDVLQQVFEPFFTTKTDGQGTGLGLSMVFGFVKQSGGHIEVSSDLGEGTRVRMYFPRSLAPEVGEAEQHDALQSGRQETILVVEDNDEVRSASVELLEQSGYRTLTAANGDEAMKLLLDGTSVDLIFTDVVMPGLIKSSDLAAWAKVQNPPVPVLFTSGHTRDIISRNHQLSPDTHLLSKPYGPDALARMVRSVLGG, from the coding sequence ATGGAGTTTCTATCCCAGAATCACGGCTGCCCTGGATGGGGCGGTGAGATGGCCGGGCGTATCCGGGCGTTCGATTGGAGCCGGACCGAGTTAGGCGCCATCGAGCACTGGTCCGCCAGCTTGCGCAGCGCTGTCCAATTGTTGCTGGCTTCGCCCCTGCCGATGGTGATGTTGTGGGGCCGCCAGGGCTTCATGATTTACAACGATGCCTATGCCGAGTTCGCCGGCGGCCGCCATCCTTACTTGCTGGGGTGCGCGGTGGAGTTGGGCTGGCCGGAGGTCGCCGAATTCAATCGCCATGTGCTGGACGTCTGTCTGGCCGGCGGCACCTTGTCCTACCGCAGCAAAGAGCTGGTCCTGCTGCGTGATGGCAAGCCTGAAGACGTGTGGATGGACCTCTACTACAGCCCGGTGCCCGATGACGACCAGTCCCCGGCGGGCGTGCTGGCGATTGTGGTGGAAACCACCGAGCACGTATTGACCGAGCGCGCCCGGCAAGCGGCCGAACGCAGTTACCGCGCGGTCAATGAGCGCATCCAACTGGCGCTCTCGGCCGGGCCCTTGCTGGGGTCGTTCGTCTGGGACATCCAGGCCGACACGCTGTCGGGGGATGAGCGTTTTGCCCGCACCTTCAACTACCCACCCGATTGTTCGCTGGACGCACTGCCCATCGAGATTGCCCGCCAGGGCATCCACCCGGATGACCTTGACGAGGTCAACCAGCGGGTCGAACTGACCGTGCGCACAGGCACGCCTTACAGCGCTGAGTATCGGGTGCGCCGCCTGGGCGGTGACTACCGGTGGGTGCTGGCCAGCGGTCGATGCGAGTTCGACGGGACGGGCCGGCCCCTGCGGTTTCCGGGGGTGTTGATTGATATCAACGAGCGCAAGACGGCCGAAGCTTCGCTGCTCAAATTCACTCGCGACCTGGAACAACGGGTCGCCAACGAGGTGCAGGCGCGGTTGGCTGCGGAAGAGCAGTTGCGCCAGTCGCAGAAGCTCGAGGCCATTGGCGGCCTCACCGGTGGCGTGGCCCATGACTTCAACAATTTGCTGCAGGTGATCGCCGGCAACCTGCATTTGCTGGCCCGCCACGAACGGGACAACGCCAATGTGCAACGGCGGGTCAGCGCCTCCATCGAAGCCGTAGAGCGGGGCGCAAAATTGTCATCGCAGTTGCTGGCTTTTGCCCGGCGTCAGCCATTGTCACCGGCGGTCTACAACCCTCGGCGCATCTACGAGGGCATGGGTGAACTGCTGCAACGGGCCTTGGGCGAAACCATCCTGATTGAAGTGAGCCTGCCCCAGGAGCCTTGGCGCATTCACGTCGATCGCAATCAACTGGAAAATGCCTTGTTGAACCTGGCGATCAATGCGCGTGATGCCATGGGCGGCGAGGGCACCATCCATCTGATTGGCGAGAACATTGTGCTCGATGACGCGTTCTGCGCCGGCAAGGGGATCCCGGCCGGCGATTATGTCCGGCTGTCGGTGATCGATCGCGGTGCCGGCATGCCGCCCGATGTCCTGCAGCAGGTGTTCGAACCGTTTTTCACCACCAAGACCGATGGCCAGGGCACCGGGCTTGGATTGAGCATGGTGTTCGGGTTCGTCAAGCAGAGTGGCGGCCATATCGAGGTATCCAGTGACCTGGGCGAGGGCACGCGAGTACGGATGTATTTCCCTCGAAGTCTTGCACCCGAAGTAGGGGAAGCCGAGCAACACGACGCGCTTCAGTCCGGTCGGCAAGAGACGATTCTAGTGGTGGAGGATAACGACGAGGTGCGCAGCGCGTCGGTGGAACTGCTGGAACAGTCCGGCTATCGGACCCTCACGGCCGCCAACGGTGATGAGGCGATGAAGTTGCTGCTGGACGGCACCTCGGTCGACCTGATCTTCACCGACGTGGTCATGCCCGGCCTGATCAAGAGCTCCGACCTGGCCGCCTGGGCCAAGGTACAGAATCCGCCGGTCCCCGTGCTGTTCACTTCGGGGCACACTCGGGACATCATTTCCCGGAACCATCAATTGAGCCCCGACACCCATTTGTTGAGCAAACCCTACGGCCCGGACGCACTCGCCCGGATGGTGAGGAGCGTGCTGGGCGGTTGA
- a CDS encoding dimethylsulfonioproprionate lyase family protein: MDSKPMINSTEHLSLRQDVIASGKSLQRSLHAVLLNRVRNGALDSIQAHASALETARWTLKQTLETPRALPEALAPSLSQALNVAPRTHPHLVSILDALSTLLPHLTWINRQARADQDSAFVERHRHGMITGPEGLFECPTLTLGLALMLPETCYPYHQHPPAEFYLVLSPGEWYREDVGWWSPGPGGLVFNPPSCVHAMKSRQAPLLALWGLLHSEAELCR, from the coding sequence ATGGATTCGAAACCGATGATAAACAGTACCGAGCACTTATCGTTGAGACAGGATGTGATTGCCAGCGGGAAGTCACTTCAGCGTTCACTTCATGCGGTTCTATTGAATCGGGTTCGCAATGGCGCGCTGGATTCGATACAGGCGCATGCGAGTGCCCTGGAGACTGCCCGATGGACCTTGAAACAAACATTGGAAACGCCACGTGCGTTACCAGAGGCCCTGGCGCCCAGTTTGTCCCAGGCACTCAATGTTGCACCCAGAACCCACCCGCATCTCGTGTCGATACTGGATGCGTTGAGCACACTCTTGCCCCATCTCACCTGGATAAATCGCCAAGCCCGGGCTGACCAGGACAGCGCTTTCGTGGAGCGGCATCGTCACGGGATGATCACCGGCCCCGAAGGGCTATTTGAGTGTCCCACCTTGACCTTGGGATTGGCGCTCATGCTGCCCGAGACCTGCTACCCCTACCACCAACACCCGCCTGCCGAGTTCTACCTCGTTCTGTCACCGGGCGAGTGGTATCGGGAGGATGTGGGGTGGTGGAGTCCCGGGCCGGGGGGCCTTGTATTCAATCCGCCGTCCTGTGTCCACGCGATGAAATCGAGGCAGGCTCCATTGCTGGCGTTGTGGGGCTTGCTTCATTCAGAAGCTGAGTTATGTCGGTAA
- a CDS encoding methyl-accepting chemotaxis protein: MVATANEVARSCSQAASSADEGYRDVHDGQHHIGEATGSVMKLSEDLQKSTQTMQALEQDSKNINTILDTIRSIAEQTNLLALNAAIEAARAGDQGRGFAVVADEVRALARRTADSTGEIDSLLGNLARRTQEVTQQMQSSLQVSHTSVERIQQARDSFDKIRNSVDSIRDQNTQIATAAEEQHQVAEDINRHIAQIHTDAQLVEEYAHSAQTGSGRLTDISGQLKGLVGRFKF; the protein is encoded by the coding sequence ATGGTCGCCACCGCCAACGAAGTGGCCCGCTCTTGCAGCCAGGCCGCCTCCAGTGCGGACGAAGGCTACCGCGACGTGCACGACGGCCAGCATCACATCGGTGAAGCCACCGGCAGCGTGATGAAACTGAGCGAGGACCTGCAAAAGTCGACCCAGACCATGCAGGCGTTGGAGCAGGACAGCAAGAACATCAACACCATCCTCGACACCATTCGCTCGATTGCCGAACAGACCAACCTGCTGGCTCTCAACGCCGCCATCGAAGCCGCACGGGCCGGCGATCAAGGTCGTGGGTTCGCCGTGGTGGCCGACGAAGTGCGGGCCCTGGCCCGCCGTACCGCCGACTCCACCGGCGAGATCGACAGCCTGCTGGGTAACCTCGCACGGCGCACCCAGGAAGTCACCCAGCAGATGCAAAGCAGCCTGCAGGTGTCGCACACCAGCGTCGAGCGCATTCAGCAAGCCCGTGACAGCTTCGACAAGATCCGCAACTCGGTGGACTCGATTCGCGACCAGAACACCCAGATCGCCACGGCGGCAGAGGAACAGCACCAAGTGGCCGAAGACATCAACCGGCACATCGCGCAGATCCATACCGATGCACAGCTGGTGGAGGAATACGCCCACTCGGCGCAGACCGGTTCGGGGCGTTTGACGGATATTTCCGGGCAGCTCAAGGGTTTGGTTGGGCGCTTCAAGTTCTAA
- a CDS encoding ATP-binding protein yields MNSFVKPDSEPAVSFGPFAFYRQQRLVTRDGQPLALGGRALDVLQVLVEHAGHYVSKQTLIAHVWPDSVVEAINLRVHIAALRRAFGDGRDGARYILNHPRQGYCLAMPLVVQGGVESPFRPRAERHNLPTRLSPVVGRDRVLGRLLAQVPRQALTTVTGPGGSGKTTVVLRVAELLLEHFEDGAWFVDLAAVSNPSQVTAQVASTLGLEPGSLGRRLESCHLLLVLDGCEHVLDACRELAQALATAAPGVALLCSSREPLALPGEKIVPLSGLAVASPLEPEHQIVACPAVQLLVERVGARLQGFQPHGRDWLILAQICQRLDGLPLALELAAAQVDALGLAGVLEQLDYGLSLLSHGRRTAVARHRSLEAVLDSSVERLSADEQTAFQRLAVFEGSFTLKAALAVISCAELSVGQLPSLLSRLASVSLLMVEPLAEGGRFRLLHTTRAYAMDKLRRSGQWPTFHRRYVLQGAWGARHSRPQPVTQRLEQGAGLQ; encoded by the coding sequence ATGAATAGTTTCGTCAAACCCGATAGTGAGCCGGCGGTGAGCTTTGGTCCGTTCGCCTTCTACCGCCAGCAGCGGCTGGTCACCCGTGACGGCCAACCCCTCGCGCTGGGTGGCCGGGCCCTGGATGTTCTGCAGGTGCTGGTGGAGCACGCCGGCCATTACGTCAGCAAGCAAACCCTCATCGCCCACGTCTGGCCTGACAGCGTCGTGGAAGCCATCAACCTGCGGGTGCACATCGCGGCGCTGCGGCGGGCCTTCGGCGACGGGCGGGACGGCGCTCGTTATATCCTCAACCATCCGCGACAAGGCTATTGCCTGGCGATGCCCCTGGTGGTGCAAGGAGGCGTTGAGTCGCCTTTCAGACCCAGGGCCGAGCGACACAACCTGCCCACGCGCTTGAGCCCGGTGGTCGGCCGCGACAGAGTCCTGGGACGGCTGTTGGCGCAAGTGCCCCGTCAAGCCCTGACCACCGTGACCGGCCCGGGCGGGAGCGGCAAGACCACCGTGGTGTTGCGGGTGGCGGAGCTGCTGCTCGAGCACTTTGAGGACGGGGCCTGGTTTGTCGACCTGGCGGCCGTCAGTAATCCCTCGCAGGTGACGGCGCAGGTGGCCAGCACGCTGGGCCTGGAACCCGGTTCGTTGGGCCGGCGCCTTGAGTCCTGCCACCTATTGCTGGTGCTCGACGGGTGCGAGCACGTCCTCGATGCCTGTCGGGAGTTGGCCCAGGCACTGGCTACGGCAGCGCCGGGGGTGGCGCTGTTGTGCAGCAGCCGCGAGCCCCTGGCCCTGCCGGGCGAAAAAATCGTGCCGCTGTCGGGCCTGGCCGTGGCCTCGCCCCTGGAGCCCGAGCACCAGATCGTCGCGTGCCCGGCGGTGCAGTTGTTGGTCGAGCGGGTGGGTGCCCGGCTGCAGGGGTTCCAGCCCCATGGCCGCGACTGGCTGATCCTGGCACAGATCTGCCAGCGCCTGGACGGCTTGCCGTTGGCGTTGGAACTGGCGGCGGCCCAAGTCGACGCCTTGGGGCTGGCCGGGGTCCTCGAACAATTGGATTACGGTCTGTCACTCTTGAGTCACGGGCGGCGTACGGCGGTGGCCCGGCATCGAAGCCTGGAGGCCGTGCTGGATTCGAGTGTCGAGCGTTTGAGCGCTGACGAACAAACCGCGTTCCAGCGCCTGGCGGTGTTCGAAGGGTCGTTTACGCTCAAGGCGGCGCTGGCAGTGATCAGTTGCGCTGAACTGAGTGTCGGGCAATTGCCCTCGTTGCTGTCGCGGCTGGCGAGTGTGTCATTGCTGATGGTCGAACCGCTGGCCGAAGGAGGGCGTTTTAGACTGCTGCACACCACGCGCGCCTATGCCATGGACAAGCTGCGGCGCAGTGGTCAGTGGCCTACGTTCCATCGGCGTTACGTTCTGCAAGGTGCTTGGGGGGCGCGTCACTCAAGGCCCCAACCGGTAACTCAGCGCCTGGAGCAGGGCGCCGGCCTCCAATAA
- a CDS encoding Y-family DNA polymerase, with product MRWVCILFPQLALDAALRQRPDPDQPLALLTGPAQRRVLQAVNAPARALGLRPGQTMTAAQALSKGFATAEYDAAQIEHWQQFLAAWAYRFSSQVSVHYPRTLLFEIESSLGLFGPWPVFEARLRAELTELGFRHRIVAAPNPVAARVLANAYDALVVPDVETLQQYLGHMPVERVGLEPDVATALSRMGLRRLSQVQALPRQTLARRFEAQVLKHLDALTGNRTLALSFYLPPDRFDVRIELNYDVQSHQALLFPLRRLTGDLSAFLCGRDSGVQRFDLHLEHAGLPDTVIKVGLLSAERDPAMLFELARGRLEQVQVEAPVRGFRLCAEDLPSFVPQRMELFDERPQQSLPWEQLRERLRARLGDDAVQGLGFRDDHRPECAWQMTSQPKSQTCPVRDGVQRPGWLLDAPQALAQGQAQILMGPERIETGWWDGADVRRDYYLIETRSGQRGWAYRPVGEGGPLWLQGWFA from the coding sequence ATGCGCTGGGTCTGTATTCTCTTCCCGCAATTGGCGCTGGACGCCGCGCTGCGTCAGCGCCCCGATCCCGACCAACCCCTGGCATTGCTGACCGGCCCGGCCCAGCGTCGGGTGCTGCAAGCGGTGAACGCGCCGGCCCGGGCCCTGGGCTTGCGGCCCGGCCAGACCATGACCGCCGCCCAGGCCTTGAGCAAAGGCTTTGCCACCGCCGAATACGACGCGGCGCAGATCGAACATTGGCAACAGTTCCTGGCGGCCTGGGCCTACCGTTTCAGCTCCCAGGTCAGCGTGCATTACCCGCGAACGTTGCTGTTCGAGATCGAGTCGAGTCTGGGCCTGTTCGGACCCTGGCCGGTGTTCGAGGCGCGCTTGCGGGCCGAGCTGACCGAGCTGGGCTTTCGTCATCGCATCGTCGCCGCTCCCAATCCGGTGGCGGCACGGGTGTTGGCCAATGCCTATGACGCCCTGGTGGTGCCCGATGTCGAGACCTTGCAACAGTACCTGGGACACATGCCCGTGGAGCGAGTCGGCCTGGAGCCCGATGTCGCCACGGCGCTGTCGCGCATGGGCCTGCGCCGCCTGAGCCAGGTCCAGGCCTTGCCCCGGCAGACCCTGGCACGGCGCTTCGAGGCCCAGGTGCTCAAGCACCTCGATGCGCTGACGGGCAATCGCACCCTGGCGCTGTCGTTCTACCTGCCACCGGACCGTTTCGATGTGCGCATCGAACTCAACTATGACGTGCAATCCCACCAGGCACTGTTGTTCCCGTTGCGTCGCCTGACCGGTGACCTGTCGGCCTTCCTCTGCGGGCGCGACAGCGGCGTGCAGCGCTTCGACCTGCACCTGGAACACGCCGGGTTGCCGGATACCGTGATCAAGGTCGGTCTGCTCAGCGCCGAACGGGACCCGGCGATGCTCTTCGAGCTGGCCCGCGGTCGCTTGGAACAGGTGCAGGTCGAGGCCCCGGTGCGGGGCTTTCGCTTGTGTGCCGAAGACTTGCCGAGTTTCGTGCCCCAGCGCATGGAGCTGTTCGACGAACGCCCGCAACAGTCATTGCCCTGGGAGCAATTGCGCGAACGTCTGCGAGCCCGGTTGGGGGATGACGCCGTGCAGGGCTTGGGGTTTCGCGACGACCATCGGCCTGAGTGCGCCTGGCAGATGACGTCCCAACCCAAATCCCAGACGTGTCCGGTGCGCGACGGCGTGCAGCGTCCCGGTTGGTTGCTGGATGCGCCCCAGGCATTGGCGCAAGGCCAGGCGCAGATCCTCATGGGCCCCGAGCGTATCGAGACCGGTTGGTGGGACGGTGCGGATGTGCGCCGCGACTATTACCTGATCGAAACCCGTAGCGGGCAACGGGGCTGGGCCTATCGACCGGTGGGCGAGGGCGGGCCGCTGTGGCTGCAGGGTTGGTTTGCATGA